The window AAGGATCGGACGCTCCCGGGGCCCGGCGTTCGCCGTTCCACCCGAGGCAGCCCGGTCACTTTACCTCACGTTCATGTGCCGCACAAGGCGACCCGCCGAACGGGAGTGGTGGTGACCGTGTCTCCGAGGTGCTTCGCTCGCCGTGGCGAGCTACTTCTTTCGGAGTTTTGTTGCCTTTGACCGGGGCTTTTCCGCTTTTGCGTTTCGCTCCTGCCGGGCAACGAGTGATTACTTTACGCATGACGGGGCGCCCGTGCCAAATCACCCGGATCCCGGGCGTGTCGCCGACCCCGTCCGTTCACCGAACATGCGCCTGCCCGGCACGACGACGGCGCGGGCGCACCCTCCAGGGGTGCGCCCGCGCCGTCGTCGTCATGCCGGTGTCCCGGCCCGCATCACGCCTCGAGTCGAATGCCCGCGAGGGTCTTCTTGCCCCGGCGGACGATCGCGACCCCACCGGGCAGGGCGGCATCGGCGGGGATGTCGGCCTGTTCGTCGGTCACCTTCTCGTTGTTGAGCGCGACACCACCCTGGGCGATCGCGCGACGCGCCTCCCCGAGGCTCTTCGCGAGCCCCGTGTCGACGAGTGCCTGCGCGACCGTCACGCCGGCGGCGCCGTGTGCGTTCGGCAACTCGTCGACCGCGGCGCTGAGCGTCGCCGGCTCGAGAGCCGAGAGATCACCCTGACCGAACAGCGCTTCGGACGCCGCGATCGCTGCATCGGTCGCCGCCTGTCCGTGGACGAGCGCGCACACCTCGCGGGCGAGCGCCTTCTGGGCCGCACGCCGGAACGGCTCCTCCGCGACGAGTCGCTCGAACTCCTCGATCTCCTCCCGCGTCCGGAACGTGAAGATCTTGAGTCGCGCGATCACATCGGCGTCGTCCGTGTTGAGCCAGAACTGGTAGAACGCGTACGGCGAGGTGAGGTTCTCGTCGATCCAGATGGCGTTGCCCTCGGACTTCCCGAACTTCGTCCCGTCGGTGTTCGTGATGAGGGGCGTCCCGAGTGCGTGCACGTGTGCGCCCTCGACACGGCGGATGAGATCCACTCCCCCGGTCAGGTTTCCCCACTGGTCGGAGCCGCCGGTCTGGAGGACGCAGTCGTACTGGCGGTACAGCTCGAGGAAGTCGAGCGACTGGAGGATCTGGTAGCTGAACTCCGTGTACGAGATGCCCGCCTCGGAGTTGAGCCGGGCCGAGACGGCGTCCTTCTTGAGCATCGCGCCCACCCGGAAGTGCTTGCCGATGTCGCGCAGGAAATCGATGGCCGACAGCGGGGCCGTCCAGTCGAGGTTGTTCACCATGCGCGCGGCGCTCGCACCCTCGAACGACAGGTAGCGGCCGATCTGGGCGCGCAGGCCCTCGACCCACTCGGCAACCGTCTCGCGAGAGTTCAGCGTGCGCTCGGCCGTGGGCCGCGGGTCGCCGACGAGTCCCGTCGAGCCACCGACGAGCCCGAGCGGTCGGTTGCCCGCGAGCTGGAGCCGCCGGAGGAGCAGCAATTGCACGAGGTGGCCGAGGTGCAGGCTCGGCGCCGTCGGGTCGAAACCGCAGTAATACGTGATCGGACCGGCCTCGAGCTTGGCCCGCAGATCGTCGAGGTCGGTCGAGACGTGGATGTAGCCACGCCACTCGAGCTCGTCGAGAACGGATTCGAAGGTCGGGTCGTTCGCCTGCGAGGCGAGGTCGCGATCAGTCACCGGATCACCGTACCAATCGTCGGACCCGTCGGTCGCACGCCCGCACCGCGCACCGGGTGGCTCGTCACCATCTCACTCCGCGTCCGCGTCGCGGTGCGATCGGTGGGCCGTGTAGCGGGAGACCGTCGGATCGGCGGCGATCGAGAACCGCCAATCGAACGCGGGGGCACCACCGGGGAGGGCGAGTCCCACGCGCGGGCCGCGCACGATGAGATCCCGCGCGACGGGCACCGCCGGCGGATGCAACGCGAACGGCGGCTCGTCCACACGGCGACCGGAGTCCTCGAGGCGCACCCCGAGCGCGAGACCGAGATTGCCCGGGCCGCGTGCGAGGTCGCGCGAACGCGGCTCGACCGTTCCGGGACGCCGGACCGCAGCACGTCGCCGCCGCGCGAGATCCTCGCCCTCGACGACCTCGCCCGCGCGCACGAGGCAACCGGCGGCGGCACCCCGATGACCGCACACGAGATTGAGGCAGAGATGGATGCCGTACGAGCGGTAGACGTAGACGTGACCGGCGGCCTCGAACATCGGCCGCGTGCGCGGCGTCGGCCCGCGGTACGCGTGCGAACCGGGATCCCTCGCGCCCTCGTAGGCCTCCACCTCGGTGATCCGCACGGTCACGGCGCCCTCGGCGTCGCGCCGCGTGAGGAGCGCACCCAGCAGGAGCGGCGCACTCTCGACCGCGGGTCGGGCGAGCTCGCGAGCCGCCCAGTCGTTCCCGGTCGAGGGGCGCCCTGTCCCGCCCGATTCCGCCGACACGTCGCCGATCAGTCGCCGAGCGCCACGCGCAGCCGCTCGAGCTGTTCCGCGACGCGAACGGGCGCCGTCCCGCCCCGACCGTCGCGCGTCGCGACGGATCCGTCGACCGTGAGCACCTCGCGCACCGCCGGCGTGAGGTGCGGCGAGACCGACGCGAAGTCCTCGTCGCTCAGTTCGTCGAGCTCGATGCCGCGCCCCTCCGCGAGGCGGACGCACTCCCCCGAGATCTCGTGGGCGTCACGGAACGGCACGCCGTGCTTCACGAGCCACTCCGCGATGTCGGTCGCGAGCGAGAACCCCTGCGGCGCGAGTTCGCGCATGCGCTCGCCGTGGAACGTCGTGGTCGCGACCATGCCCGTGAACGCGGGCAGCAGGACCTCGAGCGTCTCGACCGAGTCGAAGACGGGCTCCTTGTCCTCCTGCAGGTCGCGGTTGTAGGCGAGCGGGAGCGCCTTGAGCGTCGCGAGGAGCCCGGTCAGGTTGCCGATGAGCCGGCCCGACTTGCCCCGCGCGAGCTCCGCGATGTCCGGATTCTTCTTCTGCGGCATGATGCTCGAGCCCGTCGACCAGGAGTCGTGCAGCGTGACGAAGCCGAACTCACGCGTGTTCCAGACGATGATCTCCTCCGCGAAGCGCGACACGTCGATGCCGATCTGCGCGGCGACGAACGCGAACTCCGCGACGAGGTCGCGCGCGGCCGTGCCGTCGATCGAGTTGTCGACGGCGTTCGAGAAGCCGAGTTCGTGCGCGACGAACTCGGCGTCGAGACCGAGCGTCGACCCCGCGAGCGCTCCCGAGCCGTAGGGCGACTCGTCGAGCCTGCGGTCGAGGTCGCGGAGTCGGT is drawn from Pseudoclavibacter chungangensis and contains these coding sequences:
- the tyrS gene encoding tyrosine--tRNA ligase, with translation MTDRDLASQANDPTFESVLDELEWRGYIHVSTDLDDLRAKLEAGPITYYCGFDPTAPSLHLGHLVQLLLLRRLQLAGNRPLGLVGGSTGLVGDPRPTAERTLNSRETVAEWVEGLRAQIGRYLSFEGASAARMVNNLDWTAPLSAIDFLRDIGKHFRVGAMLKKDAVSARLNSEAGISYTEFSYQILQSLDFLELYRQYDCVLQTGGSDQWGNLTGGVDLIRRVEGAHVHALGTPLITNTDGTKFGKSEGNAIWIDENLTSPYAFYQFWLNTDDADVIARLKIFTFRTREEIEEFERLVAEEPFRRAAQKALAREVCALVHGQAATDAAIAASEALFGQGDLSALEPATLSAAVDELPNAHGAAGVTVAQALVDTGLAKSLGEARRAIAQGGVALNNEKVTDEQADIPADAALPGGVAIVRRGKKTLAGIRLEA
- the argH gene encoding argininosuccinate lyase, yielding MIEHNERAGEAGALWGGRFEGGPSPELARLSKSTHFDWALAHYDLAGSRAHARALARAGYLDDDELTGMLAAIDELEARVSSGAFVAAESDEDVHSALERGLVEIAGASLGGKLRAGRSRNDQIATFVRMYLRDHSAIVAGLVRGLATAIADQAAAHLDVVMPGRTHLQHAQPVLLAHHLLAHAWPLVRDLDRLRDLDRRLDESPYGSGALAGSTLGLDAEFVAHELGFSNAVDNSIDGTAARDLVAEFAFVAAQIGIDVSRFAEEIIVWNTREFGFVTLHDSWSTGSSIMPQKKNPDIAELARGKSGRLIGNLTGLLATLKALPLAYNRDLQEDKEPVFDSVETLEVLLPAFTGMVATTTFHGERMRELAPQGFSLATDIAEWLVKHGVPFRDAHEISGECVRLAEGRGIELDELSDEDFASVSPHLTPAVREVLTVDGSVATRDGRGGTAPVRVAEQLERLRVALGD
- a CDS encoding DNA-3-methyladenine glycosylase codes for the protein MSAESGGTGRPSTGNDWAARELARPAVESAPLLLGALLTRRDAEGAVTVRITEVEAYEGARDPGSHAYRGPTPRTRPMFEAAGHVYVYRSYGIHLCLNLVCGHRGAAAGCLVRAGEVVEGEDLARRRRAAVRRPGTVEPRSRDLARGPGNLGLALGVRLEDSGRRVDEPPFALHPPAVPVARDLIVRGPRVGLALPGGAPAFDWRFSIAADPTVSRYTAHRSHRDADAE